The proteins below are encoded in one region of Peribacillus muralis:
- the rplS gene encoding 50S ribosomal protein L19 → MQNIINEITKEQLRTDLPSFRPGDTVRVHVKVIEGTRERIQLFEGVVIKRRGGGVSETFTVRKISYGVGVERAFPVHTPKIAKLEVIRHGKVRRAKLYYLRELRGKKARIKEIRR, encoded by the coding sequence ATGCAAAATATTATTAACGAAATTACAAAAGAACAACTTCGCACAGATCTTCCATCATTCAGACCTGGTGACACAGTACGTGTACACGTAAAGGTTATTGAAGGAACTCGCGAACGTATCCAGTTGTTTGAAGGCGTTGTAATCAAACGTCGTGGCGGCGGAGTTAGTGAAACTTTCACAGTGCGTAAGATCTCTTACGGCGTTGGAGTTGAACGTGCTTTCCCTGTTCACACACCAAAAATTGCAAAACTAGAAGTTATCCGTCACGGTAAAGTACGTCGTGCGAAACTTTATTACCTACGCGAACTTCGTGGTAAAAAAGCACGTATTAAAGAAATTCGTCGTTAA
- the trmD gene encoding tRNA (guanosine(37)-N1)-methyltransferase TrmD gives MKIDVLSLFPEMFEGVFGSSILKKAAEKQAVSYKVTNFRDYADNKHSTVDDYPYGGGAGMVLKAQPIFDAVEALKGQAEQNPRVVLLCPQGERYSQKKAEELAKEEHLIFICGHYEGYDERIREHVVTDEISIGDFVLTGGELGAMVIIDSVVRLLPGVLGNVDSPILDSYSSGLLEHPHYTRPADFRGMKVPDPLISGNHKKIDEWRMKESLRRTWMRRPDLLEIYELTEIEKKLLSEIQKED, from the coding sequence ATGAAAATCGATGTACTCTCGCTTTTTCCAGAAATGTTCGAAGGTGTGTTCGGCTCGTCGATATTAAAAAAGGCTGCAGAAAAGCAGGCTGTCAGTTATAAGGTGACCAATTTCCGGGATTATGCAGATAATAAGCATTCGACAGTGGATGATTACCCCTACGGCGGCGGTGCCGGGATGGTATTGAAGGCACAACCGATTTTTGATGCCGTGGAAGCTCTTAAAGGTCAAGCTGAACAAAACCCCCGGGTAGTCCTGCTTTGTCCCCAGGGAGAGCGTTATTCGCAGAAAAAAGCCGAAGAGCTCGCTAAAGAAGAACACCTCATTTTCATTTGTGGTCATTATGAAGGGTATGATGAGCGAATTCGCGAGCATGTCGTAACGGATGAAATATCCATAGGCGACTTTGTGCTTACAGGCGGGGAATTGGGCGCAATGGTCATTATTGATAGCGTGGTCCGCTTGCTGCCCGGTGTTCTAGGGAATGTAGACTCCCCGATTCTTGATTCCTACTCTTCTGGTTTGTTGGAGCATCCCCATTATACTAGACCTGCAGACTTCAGGGGAATGAAAGTGCCCGATCCGCTCATATCCGGAAATCACAAAAAAATCGATGAATGGCGGATGAAGGAATCACTGCGCAGAACATGGATGAGGCGTCCCGATTTGCTCGAGATTTATGAACTTACGGAAATCGAGAAAAAATTATTGTCCGAGATTCAAAAAGAAGACTAA
- the ylqF gene encoding ribosome biogenesis GTPase YlqF has translation MTIQWFPGHMAKARREVTEKLKLIDIIFELVDARIPASSRNPMIDEIIQHKPRVILLNKADMADPAKTNMWLDYYKSQGKTAIAINSQAGNGLNQITAAAKKLLKEKYDRMESRGIKPRAIRAMIVGIPNVGKSTLINRLAKKNIAKTGNTPGVTKAQQWIKVGKELELLDTPGILWPKFEDQEVGLKLALTGAIKDTILNLHEVSLYGLRFLEKEYPDRMKSRYNLDVIPQETLELFDAVGKFRGCLASGGFIDYDKTAELVVREIRSEKMGPLTFEVPADYEEDIITE, from the coding sequence TTGACAATACAGTGGTTCCCTGGCCATATGGCCAAAGCGAGACGGGAAGTAACGGAGAAATTAAAACTGATCGACATCATTTTCGAACTAGTGGATGCTAGGATTCCGGCATCATCAAGAAATCCAATGATCGATGAAATCATACAGCATAAACCGAGGGTCATCCTTTTGAATAAAGCGGATATGGCGGATCCGGCAAAAACGAATATGTGGCTGGATTATTATAAATCACAAGGAAAAACGGCCATTGCGATTAACTCTCAGGCAGGTAATGGATTGAACCAGATTACGGCTGCCGCAAAAAAACTATTAAAAGAGAAATATGACCGGATGGAGTCGAGAGGAATAAAACCGCGGGCGATCCGTGCGATGATCGTGGGAATTCCGAACGTTGGGAAATCCACGTTAATCAATCGACTCGCTAAAAAGAACATTGCCAAAACAGGGAATACACCCGGTGTCACCAAGGCACAGCAATGGATAAAAGTGGGCAAGGAATTGGAGCTGCTGGACACGCCGGGTATCCTCTGGCCTAAATTCGAGGATCAGGAAGTGGGCTTGAAGCTTGCGTTGACAGGAGCGATCAAGGATACGATTCTAAACTTGCACGAAGTCTCCTTATACGGACTCCGTTTCTTGGAAAAGGAATATCCGGATAGGATGAAATCACGCTATAACCTTGATGTAATTCCTCAAGAAACGCTCGAACTCTTCGATGCGGTCGGGAAGTTCAGAGGCTGTCTGGCATCTGGGGGCTTCATTGATTATGATAAAACCGCGGAGTTGGTCGTGCGTGAAATCCGCTCGGAAAAGATGGGTCCGCTTACGTTTGAGGTACCTGCGGACTATGAAGAAGATATCATTACGGAATAA
- a CDS encoding ribonuclease HII, whose protein sequence is MKTAMSIKEISTKLKTIKSPEDLFLKECLEDGRKGVVDLVSKWQRRHEKEQQEKNAFMEMTEFERQLRKQGFSILAGIDEVGRGPLAGPVVTSAVILPESFYLPGLNDSKKISESKRELFYEMIYKEALSIGVGIVHSDVIDEINIYQATKKAMIAAVNDLSDLPDHLLIDAMELDLPLPQLSLIKGDARSISISAASIIAKVTRDRMMKDYGEKYPEYGFEKHMGYGTSQHLEALDKNGLTPWHRRSFAPVKAIAARMND, encoded by the coding sequence ATGAAAACTGCAATGAGCATAAAAGAAATATCAACAAAGTTAAAGACAATCAAAAGTCCGGAAGATTTATTTTTGAAAGAATGCTTGGAGGACGGCCGAAAAGGAGTGGTCGACTTAGTGAGCAAATGGCAAAGGCGACATGAAAAAGAGCAACAGGAAAAGAATGCGTTCATGGAAATGACCGAGTTTGAACGGCAACTTCGAAAACAGGGTTTTTCCATACTCGCCGGTATCGATGAAGTGGGAAGAGGACCGCTGGCAGGACCGGTTGTGACGAGTGCTGTCATCTTGCCTGAATCCTTTTATTTGCCAGGCCTGAATGATTCCAAAAAGATATCGGAATCGAAACGGGAACTATTTTATGAAATGATTTATAAGGAAGCCCTGTCCATCGGGGTCGGTATTGTACATAGCGATGTAATCGATGAAATCAATATATATCAAGCTACGAAAAAGGCAATGATTGCAGCTGTAAACGATCTCTCGGACCTTCCGGATCATTTGCTGATCGATGCGATGGAACTGGATCTACCATTACCGCAGCTTTCACTCATAAAAGGGGACGCAAGAAGCATTTCCATCTCGGCCGCCTCCATTATCGCGAAAGTGACCCGTGATCGGATGATGAAGGATTATGGGGAGAAATATCCGGAATATGGTTTCGAAAAGCACATGGGCTACGGAACAAGTCAACATTTGGAGGCGTTGGACAAGAACGGGCTAACACCGTGGCACCGACGGAGTTTTGCACCAGTCAAGGCAATCGCTGCACGAATGAATGATTAA
- the sucC gene encoding ADP-forming succinate--CoA ligase subunit beta, which translates to MNIHEYQGKEILRQYGVSVPNGRVAFTVDEAVEAAKELGTEVVVVKAQIHAGGRGKAGGVKVAKNLDEARTYAQEILGKTLVTHQTGPAGKEVKRLLIEEGCDISKEYYIGLVLDRATNSVVLMASEEGGTEIEEVAEKTPEKIFKEVIDPVVGLTGFQARRIAFNINIPAKLINKASKLMVNLYTAFVEKDCSIAEINPLVVTGDGNVMALDAKLNFDDNAIYRHKDIAEFRDLDEEDPKEIEASKHGLSYISLDGNIGCMVNGAGLAMATMDIIKHYMGDPANFLDVGGGATEEKVKEAFKIILSDQNVKGIFVNIFGGIMKCDIIAAGVVAAAKELGLDVPLVVRLEGTNVDLGKKILKESGLNITAAESMADGAQKIVSLVG; encoded by the coding sequence ATGAATATCCATGAGTATCAAGGGAAAGAGATTTTGCGACAATACGGGGTATCCGTTCCAAATGGCCGGGTTGCCTTTACTGTCGATGAAGCAGTCGAAGCAGCTAAGGAGTTAGGTACGGAAGTTGTTGTCGTCAAAGCTCAAATTCATGCGGGCGGCCGCGGAAAAGCTGGTGGAGTTAAGGTAGCGAAAAACCTTGACGAAGCACGTACATATGCACAAGAAATTCTTGGCAAAACGCTGGTGACCCATCAAACTGGTCCTGCAGGCAAGGAAGTTAAGCGTTTACTTATTGAAGAAGGCTGCGACATTTCGAAAGAATATTATATCGGTCTGGTTTTGGACCGTGCTACCAATAGTGTCGTCTTGATGGCTTCTGAAGAAGGCGGAACGGAAATAGAAGAAGTGGCTGAAAAGACACCGGAGAAAATTTTCAAAGAAGTAATTGATCCGGTTGTCGGTCTGACGGGCTTCCAAGCGCGCAGAATCGCTTTCAATATCAATATCCCGGCGAAACTTATAAATAAAGCTTCCAAGCTTATGGTGAACTTATATACAGCTTTCGTTGAAAAAGATTGTTCAATTGCTGAAATCAATCCGTTAGTCGTAACGGGTGATGGCAATGTCATGGCACTCGATGCCAAATTGAACTTCGATGATAATGCAATTTACCGCCACAAGGACATCGCCGAATTCCGTGATTTGGATGAAGAGGATCCGAAGGAGATTGAAGCATCGAAACATGGCCTTAGTTACATATCGCTTGACGGTAATATCGGATGCATGGTGAATGGTGCTGGGCTTGCGATGGCAACGATGGACATCATTAAGCATTATATGGGAGATCCGGCAAACTTCCTTGACGTGGGCGGCGGCGCCACAGAGGAAAAAGTAAAAGAGGCTTTCAAAATCATCCTGTCCGATCAAAATGTTAAGGGCATATTCGTTAACATTTTCGGCGGAATCATGAAATGTGACATCATCGCAGCTGGCGTCGTAGCTGCTGCTAAAGAGCTTGGACTTGATGTTCCTTTGGTTGTTCGTCTTGAAGGAACGAATGTGGATCTTGGTAAAAAGATCCTTAAAGAGTCAGGTTTGAACATCACGGCTGCTGAATCAATGGCAGATGGAGCACAAAAAATAGTATCACTTGTAGGATAA
- a CDS encoding EscU/YscU/HrcU family type III secretion system export apparatus switch protein: MKNDKRKQAIALKYDQKKSNAPVILAKGKGKTAENILEKAMKLNIPVQNDESLAALLGQLDINQTIPEELYGAVAEVFAFIYKADRDMQQQDI; encoded by the coding sequence ATGAAAAATGATAAACGAAAACAAGCGATTGCCTTAAAATATGATCAAAAGAAATCGAACGCCCCTGTCATCTTGGCGAAAGGAAAAGGGAAAACGGCGGAAAATATTCTAGAAAAGGCCATGAAACTGAATATTCCCGTTCAAAATGACGAGTCGCTTGCTGCGCTCTTAGGTCAATTGGATATAAATCAGACGATTCCTGAAGAATTATATGGTGCTGTAGCGGAGGTATTTGCCTTCATTTACAAAGCGGACAGGGATATGCAGCAGCAGGACATTTGA
- the lepB gene encoding signal peptidase I, with amino-acid sequence MAKKKNELWEWTKAVIIAVIAATLIRYFLLAPIVVDGNSMMPTLKDTDRMIINKISYSIGEPKRFDIIVFHAPEGKDYIKRVIGLPGEKVEYRNDTLYVNGKAYAEPYLDENKKKLIDGGALTEPFTLSEVIGRKTVPKDHLFVLGDNRRLSKDSRYDSVGVVPYDKVLGKTKLVYWPIEDFRLAE; translated from the coding sequence ATGGCGAAAAAGAAAAATGAATTGTGGGAGTGGACAAAGGCGGTCATAATCGCGGTCATAGCTGCGACACTGATTCGGTATTTCCTCCTGGCACCTATTGTCGTGGATGGTAATTCCATGATGCCGACATTGAAGGATACGGACCGCATGATCATTAACAAAATCTCCTATTCGATTGGTGAACCGAAAAGATTCGACATTATCGTGTTTCATGCTCCAGAAGGCAAGGATTACATAAAGAGGGTCATTGGATTGCCGGGAGAAAAGGTGGAATATAGAAACGATACACTTTACGTGAATGGAAAAGCTTACGCTGAGCCGTATTTGGATGAAAATAAAAAGAAATTGATTGATGGCGGAGCACTGACGGAGCCATTTACATTAAGTGAGGTCATAGGCCGGAAAACGGTTCCCAAGGACCATCTATTCGTCTTGGGCGATAACCGCCGGCTCAGTAAGGACAGTCGCTATGATAGTGTGGGCGTCGTTCCTTACGATAAAGTGTTAGGAAAAACTAAATTAGTTTATTGGCCAATCGAAGACTTTCGATTGGCTGAATAG